A part of Paenibacillus sp. 481 genomic DNA contains:
- a CDS encoding DUF7587 domain-containing protein, with protein MGSTLSLNLYTYVHNNPLKYTDPSGFAPVGPGKGSVFDQNQWKYLSNLAQRGTERQSKWANKQIKNQLYYKSQNNAQKGSTMALPAAGAGGGIAAGAYAAAARIAGTIGTLLSISGSSSERERDRQNMVYRALTPSDAASLAAGKGISARNPKGTVSITNHIMQSDAKNSPWISTTKSLSVATGRYGSGNGIVSIDLRKVTTKVVYAPLEIPTDGNMYDEMALEMAQRDQEYLIHMYIPQSAITGYVE; from the coding sequence TTGGGAAGTACATTAAGCTTAAATCTATATACCTATGTGCATAACAATCCGTTGAAATATACTGATCCAAGTGGCTTTGCTCCAGTAGGACCTGGTAAAGGTTCGGTTTTTGATCAAAACCAATGGAAGTATTTAAGTAACCTTGCACAAAGGGGAACGGAAAGACAGTCGAAGTGGGCAAATAAGCAGATAAAAAATCAGTTATACTATAAATCACAAAATAACGCTCAGAAAGGCAGTACTATGGCTTTACCCGCGGCAGGTGCTGGTGGAGGAATTGCTGCTGGAGCATATGCTGCGGCTGCACGCATAGCAGGAACAATTGGAACGCTTTTATCAATAAGTGGAAGTTCATCTGAGAGAGAACGAGACCGTCAAAATATGGTCTATAGGGCGTTAACTCCTTCAGATGCAGCTTCTTTGGCTGCTGGTAAAGGAATCTCAGCAAGAAACCCTAAAGGTACAGTCTCAATAACAAATCACATCATGCAAAGTGATGCAAAAAATAGTCCTTGGATATCAACAACTAAGAGTCTTTCCGTTGCAACTGGTCGATATGGTTCTGGCAATGGCATAGTAAGTATTGATTTAAGAAAGGTCACAACTAAAGTAGTTTATGCACCATTGGAAATTCCTACAGACGGTAATATGTATGATGAAATGGCTCTTGAGATGGCGCAACGAGATCAAGAATATTTAATTCATATGTATATTCCGCAATCTGCGATAACGGGGTATGTAGAATGA
- a CDS encoding IS110 family transposase — protein sequence MIQPDKYIYIGVDLHKQHHTAVIIDCWGHKLGEIKFDNKPSSFPLFVKEMKRYVKKGMSVVYGLEDVGGYGRALAVYLTENGHWVKEVNAKLANARRKSHVTVQKSDSWDAECVAKVLREELPHLPDAKPIDLYWAISQLVTQRKWQAKNLSGLVVRLHQQLGYHYPSYKKFFSEITGKTALDFWYTYPSPRHLTGVKVEQLASYLRQLSNNGLSTKKAEQILSLVVNDGDTYRDFQDRRDFMIRQFVRNIRFTQDELEQTEKEIKELMQELGFQLESMTGINVVTAAELVAEIGDIHRFSTADKLARFSGIAPIICGSGNKVKNRKSKQGNRVLHEIIKGLAARQIITAKNTKVPRNPYFHTYYEQRIAAGKTRRQAIVCIMRKLVNVIYYLMKTKAAYVMPIVNEEKVAI from the coding sequence ATTATACAACCAGATAAATATATTTACATAGGAGTAGATTTACATAAACAACATCATACTGCTGTCATTATTGACTGTTGGGGTCATAAACTAGGTGAAATTAAATTCGATAATAAGCCGTCATCTTTTCCGTTGTTTGTGAAAGAAATGAAGAGGTATGTTAAAAAAGGAATGTCTGTCGTCTATGGCTTAGAGGATGTAGGCGGCTACGGCAGAGCATTAGCGGTTTACTTAACAGAGAATGGTCACTGGGTGAAGGAAGTGAACGCCAAGCTAGCTAATGCTAGACGTAAAAGCCATGTCACCGTTCAAAAGTCTGATAGTTGGGATGCGGAATGTGTAGCTAAGGTATTAAGAGAAGAATTACCCCATTTACCTGATGCGAAGCCTATAGATTTATATTGGGCAATCAGTCAACTTGTCACGCAACGGAAATGGCAAGCGAAGAACTTGTCAGGCTTGGTGGTGCGACTTCATCAACAACTAGGCTATCACTATCCAAGTTACAAGAAATTTTTTTCTGAAATAACGGGGAAAACCGCGTTAGACTTCTGGTATACGTATCCTTCACCTAGACATTTAACAGGTGTGAAGGTGGAACAGTTGGCCTCATATTTACGTCAATTAAGCAACAATGGTCTATCAACTAAAAAAGCGGAGCAAATATTATCTTTGGTCGTCAATGACGGTGATACATATCGTGATTTTCAAGACAGACGGGATTTTATGATCAGGCAATTTGTCCGTAATATTCGATTCACTCAAGATGAGTTGGAGCAAACGGAGAAAGAGATTAAAGAACTCATGCAGGAGCTTGGTTTTCAGCTTGAAAGTATGACAGGAATTAATGTGGTCACGGCTGCTGAGTTGGTAGCAGAGATAGGAGATATTCACCGATTTTCTACTGCTGACAAACTAGCACGCTTTTCAGGAATAGCCCCGATTATATGCGGTTCAGGGAACAAAGTAAAGAATCGTAAGAGTAAGCAAGGAAATCGAGTATTGCACGAAATTATTAAAGGTCTTGCCGCCCGTCAAATTATTACAGCAAAAAATACGAAAGTACCACGAAATCCATACTTCCACACGTATTATGAACAACGAATAGCAGCAGGAAAGACCAGACGACAAGCGATAGTTTGTATTATGCGTAAACTGGTCAACGTCATTTATTATTTGATGAAAACGAAAGCGGCTTATGTAATGCCGATAGTTAACGAGGAGAAAGTAGCAATTTAA
- a CDS encoding recombinase family protein, giving the protein MNVIGYVRVSTSGQAKDGYSLEYQQDEIRLYCQEQGWNLLHVFTDEGISGAKVDEDTLEVDRIGFQNMLEALSNQSVDAVVVLHTSRLWRSDIVKVLVHREFKKYGVDVKSIEQPTYSIYKKDPNDFLINGLMELLDQYQRLEIALKLGRGRNKKAQKGGYAGGRAAFGYQSRRGHKRIEVHDKQAQTVKRLFEIKEQFPTWSLSELASQLNQEGYTTQQGKSFTKVQVKRILDRKELYQGLYRYGDIQAVGVHQAII; this is encoded by the coding sequence ATGAATGTTATCGGTTATGTCAGAGTTTCAACAAGTGGACAAGCCAAGGATGGTTACAGTTTAGAGTATCAGCAAGATGAAATTCGTTTGTATTGTCAGGAACAAGGTTGGAACTTGCTTCACGTATTCACAGATGAGGGTATCAGTGGAGCGAAGGTTGATGAAGATACCCTTGAGGTGGACAGAATTGGCTTCCAGAACATGCTAGAAGCTCTATCTAATCAATCCGTAGATGCTGTCGTAGTCCTCCATACAAGCCGTTTATGGCGGTCTGACATCGTGAAGGTTCTTGTCCATCGAGAGTTCAAAAAATACGGTGTAGATGTCAAAAGTATTGAACAGCCTACATACTCGATTTATAAGAAAGACCCGAATGATTTCCTCATCAATGGATTAATGGAATTGCTTGACCAGTATCAGCGTTTAGAAATTGCCCTCAAGTTAGGCAGAGGACGGAATAAGAAAGCACAGAAAGGCGGTTATGCAGGAGGGAGAGCGGCATTCGGTTACCAATCTCGTAGAGGGCATAAACGTATTGAAGTCCATGATAAACAGGCTCAAACGGTAAAAAGACTTTTTGAAATAAAAGAACAATTTCCGACATGGTCATTATCAGAACTGGCTTCACAACTTAACCAAGAAGGCTATACCACGCAACAAGGTAAATCTTTCACCAAAGTACAAGTTAAACGCATTTTAGATCGTAAAGAGTTATACCAAGGCTTATATCGCTATGGTGATATTCAAGCAGTGGGGGTTCACCAAGCCATTATATAA
- a CDS encoding helix-turn-helix domain-containing protein: protein MPVRLRLREILEQRGISQRELARRMNVRPSTVSHLCSDKLNAAYFDTLEQICKTLDVPLHELLVLEDN, encoded by the coding sequence ATGCCAGTTCGATTACGCCTTAGAGAAATACTTGAGCAACGTGGAATCAGTCAACGAGAACTTGCTCGTAGAATGAATGTTCGACCAAGCACAGTAAGTCATCTTTGCTCTGATAAACTTAATGCTGCTTACTTTGATACACTAGAGCAGATTTGTAAGACACTTGATGTTCCACTTCACGAACTTCTTGTATTGGAAGATAATTAA
- a CDS encoding phage/plasmid replication domain-containing protein, with protein sequence MFDTIVLKASGIPLNEESITRHTSILSKATTYLNRDTRALHTNYVMHDEQIPYIKYADMSHTIELQLSIPKFLYGHNIALITETDIQTFFSKLQERLYELFSIKVNHLDWIVKRIDVCRNFQVDKQVSDYIRMLGKQRFAYKNTNLTNQDETVTFSNKSSSIMFYDKQKEVKDKKGSSDLVKLAKGILRLEIRPSYNDLKKYSPKRKAVELLCPSFSDEVINKALRNVKYPSEIISLDLAWLKENKEDISKIEMYLGFQTLLMMYDESTLREIYTPSTFANRKSLIKKMTIPQGNCLKPLIS encoded by the coding sequence ATGTTCGATACGATAGTCCTTAAAGCTTCTGGAATCCCTTTAAACGAAGAATCCATTACACGACATACATCTATCTTATCCAAAGCTACTACGTATCTGAATCGTGATACTAGAGCATTACATACGAATTATGTCATGCATGACGAACAGATACCGTATATAAAGTATGCAGATATGAGTCACACAATAGAACTGCAATTATCTATTCCAAAGTTTTTATATGGTCATAATATAGCTCTCATAACGGAAACAGATATTCAAACATTCTTTAGTAAACTGCAAGAGCGTTTATATGAATTATTTTCAATTAAAGTTAATCATTTAGATTGGATCGTCAAACGAATTGACGTGTGTAGGAATTTTCAAGTAGATAAACAGGTTAGCGACTATATACGAATGTTAGGCAAGCAAAGGTTTGCTTATAAGAATACGAATCTCACTAACCAAGATGAAACGGTTACGTTCTCTAACAAAAGCAGTAGTATCATGTTCTATGACAAACAAAAAGAAGTGAAGGACAAAAAAGGATCTAGTGACCTTGTCAAACTAGCAAAAGGAATCTTACGGCTAGAAATTAGACCAAGCTATAACGATTTAAAAAAGTATTCACCTAAGAGAAAAGCAGTCGAACTCCTATGTCCTTCGTTTTCAGATGAGGTCATAAATAAAGCCCTAAGAAACGTTAAATATCCCTCCGAAATAATCAGCCTAGACTTAGCTTGGTTAAAGGAGAATAAAGAGGACATATCCAAAATTGAAATGTATCTAGGTTTTCAGACTTTGTTAATGATGTATGACGAATCAACGTTACGAGAAATATACACACCGTCAACGTTTGCAAATCGAAAGAGCTTAATAAAAAAAATGACAATTCCCCAAGGGAACTGTCTAAAGCCATTGATAAGTTAA
- a CDS encoding helix-turn-helix domain-containing protein, with translation MIGLEYIVKLYHISYAGLSEKLGLTPSTVKDWISKRRRIPTAKIEALSKLFNIDKEYFQKELTKIEEIELELDYLNRISKRDSIEIVDTTPDDNGIEQEYLREIDVYQAEKQMKYEELKIETLSLKLKEALYYELFDEERGGKALEILNNLSGILNESASKKMDDKQQQEWFDKQRRRVNALRSMVYLMSLGFYAWDEEEVNFQTELHALLKKYDLLWSE, from the coding sequence ATGATAGGTCTTGAATACATCGTCAAGTTATATCACATTTCATACGCAGGGTTATCTGAAAAGCTGGGGCTTACGCCATCTACGGTGAAAGATTGGATAAGTAAGCGTAGACGAATACCGACAGCTAAAATAGAAGCGCTGTCTAAGTTATTCAATATTGATAAGGAATACTTTCAAAAAGAATTAACTAAAATCGAAGAAATCGAACTTGAGTTAGATTACTTGAATCGGATCTCTAAACGGGATTCTATCGAAATAGTTGATACTACACCTGATGACAATGGAATTGAACAAGAGTATCTTAGAGAAATTGATGTGTATCAAGCAGAGAAACAAATGAAGTATGAAGAACTTAAGATTGAAACACTGAGCTTGAAGTTAAAAGAGGCACTGTATTATGAGCTTTTTGATGAAGAGAGAGGAGGTAAAGCGCTTGAGATATTAAATAACCTATCGGGTATTTTAAATGAATCTGCTTCAAAAAAGATGGATGATAAACAGCAACAAGAATGGTTTGATAAGCAGAGACGGAGAGTAAATGCATTGCGTTCAATGGTGTATCTGATGTCGTTGGGATTTTACGCATGGGACGAAGAGGAAGTAAACTTTCAAACAGAACTGCATGCGCTATTAAAGAAGTACGATTTGCTTTGGTCGGAGTAA
- a CDS encoding FRG domain-containing protein: protein MRFSKRKLKGLPVPKEIVVKDLASYIRLFTDGKYRDFLFRGEPTNYDETSSSALRGDAIYPFREMQNQFKREVWHKLSSDERTHFTAFSQHHGIPTNLIDVSTSPLVALYFACQNYKNPTGERYDEERGYVYLFEDHFVDITKILAKYEDDNLLELYAHNRNNILLDMYKLFLEFEKKKPYPFYTYLKTLNEDYHYHFGNGFLKNTIPKRFTPYCKGEYKWEIRKYVIDIVNDSEEAKNLLNQIESAYSNISYEVFLYTIYLQRFLKEILDLTEPIWWFNIMPNFKYAPILTFERGRNQQGLFIYQTYLNYVEVVYNAQIVARQRVWPDKIIVVENKKQIYKKLDFIGINEKFIYGDYDNVASYIKKNFT from the coding sequence ATGAGATTCTCAAAACGTAAATTAAAGGGGCTTCCGGTTCCTAAAGAAATAGTTGTGAAGGATTTAGCTAGTTATATTCGACTATTCACAGATGGGAAATATAGAGATTTTTTATTTAGAGGAGAACCAACTAATTACGATGAAACCTCATCATCAGCATTAAGAGGAGATGCTATATACCCTTTTAGGGAAATGCAAAATCAATTCAAACGTGAAGTTTGGCATAAATTATCAAGTGATGAACGGACACATTTCACTGCTTTCTCACAACATCATGGAATTCCTACAAACCTCATTGATGTATCTACTTCTCCACTAGTTGCCTTGTATTTTGCATGTCAAAACTATAAAAATCCAACTGGTGAAAGATATGACGAAGAAAGAGGTTATGTGTATTTATTTGAAGATCATTTTGTTGATATTACAAAGATTTTAGCAAAGTATGAAGATGACAATCTTTTAGAATTATATGCTCATAACAGAAATAATATCTTGCTTGATATGTATAAGTTATTTTTAGAGTTTGAAAAAAAGAAACCATACCCTTTTTATACATACTTAAAAACGCTAAACGAAGATTACCATTACCATTTTGGTAATGGCTTTTTAAAAAATACTATTCCTAAAAGATTCACTCCCTATTGTAAAGGAGAATATAAATGGGAGATACGGAAATATGTTATTGATATTGTGAATGATAGTGAAGAAGCTAAAAACCTACTGAATCAGATAGAAAGTGCGTATAGTAATATTTCTTATGAAGTTTTTTTATATACAATATACCTTCAAAGGTTTTTAAAAGAAATATTAGACTTAACAGAGCCTATATGGTGGTTTAATATCATGCCTAATTTCAAATACGCTCCCATTTTGACCTTTGAACGTGGTCGTAATCAACAAGGACTATTTATATATCAAACTTACTTAAACTACGTTGAAGTAGTATATAATGCCCAAATAGTAGCACGACAAAGAGTTTGGCCGGACAAAATTATCGTAGTTGAAAATAAAAAACAAATCTATAAAAAACTTGATTTCATCGGAATCAATGAAAAGTTTATTTATGGAGATTATGATAATGTAGCCTCTTACATCAAGAAAAATTTCACCTGA
- a CDS encoding RHS repeat domain-containing protein has translation MKKYISVILAIALVLTSLPLAPAEARQAASRTAAKSLSSVTQAVYPPSFKLNSTDQTMNADDLDNLITVTSVTYQFDVNRDWVLQEMAKGYQLHHIYQGLEKKQQGNSYEKFMTAQYPNLPLDPVTLHNTNLNHMNKIKSVTDAVYAKAKAVPKPKPILDKASANSVTDHVYSLQDGLFNTSPYDQIALKQRAHKPDQAPYTIGSDNEQISTIDGSLQVSATDLVMSGANGMGFALRRVYDSSRAKDDIYVTNDTNSTRPTPEDELHALGKGWIWDISYIRNAWKVNEERSIYIAGVGSYPLGDPHGINKLSLLGYPYKDLTFDTATEEERLVTKISGKRPDSVLKDHKSGIKQYFSLDGKLVRMDDKFGNWVEFMYQGPSLEEEVLWFIVSSSKDGKVNNQMWFAYDKINHTVTVSMDDKKVIYKKRKIGDGPNGKFRELEVLDEVIDPLGRSTKYGYREWNNLQFNLMEKYRYVGHPSEKLETYGQNKAILLTSIEHPTKALSQFGILGAWEKSIGPYAVEQSIYYSSRHVSYSSASQTKMNSTALTYKIHGSSKYDEKYTLTTTVDDGLKSTMHTYERRPAGFYEPPKVFNTEVVSKVNNTNQSKRVQYSYEREKPNPTRMEESFQDGALHAPKKTTVRQYDTADWGLVVSETNPLNVTNRYDYSLPAATISKRVGRALLSSVQALNAQTQLVTEYKYDPNHGEMTQMLSKNNQGALLQQVQREYDPNGNPITVRIRGEQQDTVVKQEFSPQLGAFFPTKQTVDVKNAEGQVTTIVKEADYNRFTGDMISYTDGNRHATTSTYDKLGRVIAEKYPDNTQTTIVYNDVQNTITVTDPRGHVTEKAFDPIGNLIRETNGRGTAHHTYDTHGRLLRKGTVTGAGIDYVYDAWGRVIKETAGSQVKQYEYNDIVNTKVSIDGVGNKIRETYDVLDRVVKREELKPAGAVVLAQYTYDFVGNVVSMLDAKGNETKYEYDSLSRLTAVIDADGKKVSYTYNVAGNLVQIQYADGTVLKKKYDEIGRLIEQIDPKNLSKRFYHDANNNLVKSIDRKGQVHQFGYSNRNFLTSSTTPIPEEGVTYAYDEGGNRIAMTDATGTTRYAYFPTGELRTITYPDQTTLSYEYEARSLRTKQNVTTPTFSSSMTVNYGTMFSHPTSLQVTDRNNSALATMNYTYDKSETNLAKLSMSNGITETYTYDGLNLAHIQQHQGATPFGQYQYSYDNNRNITSKNENGTPFTFTYDKLNRIQTNSQFSETYTYDARDNRSTLTTANPPVQKGAQYSYDSRNRLTRAVIEDGNVVTYRYNGDGLMVERSQAGETTRYYYDDRKIIVAEGKVEPSGTVTITYAYAHDPKGRLLARQVASTNQMQYYVTNGHGDVTEIRDSQGTVLNTYTYDIWGKPLTASEQVPNIFRYSGEYWDSATNLQYLRSRWYDPSIGRFTTEDTYEGKANNPLSLNLYTYVHNNPLKYTDPTGRCVWDACIAEGAAISWGVIAAAASVGVIAAFVDDFLFGNEPYPVSQNHSIPKSAAQANKLADTLTAELSNASDLRDYDKRRKKTEVYLWGNNTPNNLTPRLSDIEGCSTNANCGLSMSLLKPKEGSYVVFHLQDLLLRGFEAYNDTKKHVTVRPRGNANQSSIGLLKEWTSSRFGVTLNDFNKGKNNSRYTKELQKLIIDIVKKR, from the coding sequence GTGAAAAAATATATCTCTGTTATTCTCGCAATTGCACTCGTTCTGACCAGCCTACCGCTCGCTCCAGCAGAAGCAAGACAGGCTGCGAGCCGTACAGCGGCGAAGTCTTTGTCGTCTGTGACTCAGGCGGTCTATCCACCTTCTTTCAAGTTGAATTCAACCGATCAAACGATGAACGCAGACGATCTGGATAACCTGATTACGGTCACCTCTGTGACGTATCAGTTCGATGTCAACCGAGATTGGGTCCTTCAAGAAATGGCGAAGGGCTACCAGCTTCATCATATTTACCAAGGCTTAGAAAAGAAGCAGCAGGGCAACTCCTACGAGAAATTCATGACAGCTCAGTACCCCAACCTTCCACTAGATCCAGTAACCCTACACAACACGAACTTGAACCATATGAACAAAATAAAGAGTGTAACGGACGCGGTCTATGCCAAGGCGAAGGCTGTACCTAAACCTAAGCCTATTCTGGACAAGGCAAGCGCCAACTCTGTCACGGACCACGTGTACAGCTTGCAGGACGGGCTATTTAACACAAGTCCATATGATCAAATTGCACTCAAACAGAGAGCGCATAAGCCCGATCAAGCGCCTTATACCATCGGCTCGGACAATGAGCAAATCTCGACGATCGACGGTTCGCTGCAAGTATCCGCCACCGATTTGGTCATGTCCGGTGCTAATGGCATGGGATTTGCGCTTCGGAGAGTGTATGACAGCAGCCGCGCGAAGGATGATATCTACGTCACCAATGATACCAACAGCACGCGTCCTACTCCTGAAGATGAATTGCACGCGTTAGGAAAAGGGTGGATCTGGGATATTTCCTATATCCGAAATGCCTGGAAAGTGAATGAAGAGCGTTCCATTTACATCGCAGGTGTCGGCTCCTATCCCCTTGGCGATCCTCATGGGATCAATAAGCTATCGTTGCTCGGTTATCCTTATAAGGACTTGACGTTTGATACTGCAACCGAAGAAGAGAGATTGGTCACCAAAATAAGTGGTAAAAGACCAGATTCTGTCCTGAAGGATCATAAAAGTGGCATCAAACAATATTTTAGCTTAGACGGTAAGTTGGTTCGAATGGACGACAAGTTTGGCAACTGGGTCGAGTTTATGTATCAAGGGCCCTCTCTGGAAGAGGAGGTGCTTTGGTTTATTGTCAGTTCTTCCAAAGACGGAAAGGTTAATAACCAAATGTGGTTTGCTTACGATAAGATCAATCATACGGTGACAGTAAGCATGGATGATAAGAAGGTTATTTATAAGAAACGTAAAATCGGCGATGGGCCAAACGGAAAGTTTCGTGAACTGGAAGTGCTAGACGAGGTTATTGACCCTCTAGGTCGTTCAACGAAATACGGATATCGAGAATGGAATAACTTGCAGTTTAATCTGATGGAGAAGTACCGTTACGTAGGCCACCCTTCCGAGAAGCTTGAAACGTATGGACAGAACAAAGCGATCTTACTGACATCTATCGAGCATCCGACCAAAGCGCTCTCTCAATTTGGCATCCTCGGTGCATGGGAAAAGAGTATTGGGCCTTATGCGGTGGAACAAAGCATATATTATTCCTCCCGACACGTGTCGTACAGTTCGGCCTCCCAGACGAAGATGAACTCGACCGCGCTAACGTATAAAATACACGGCAGTTCCAAGTATGACGAAAAATATACGTTAACGACGACTGTAGATGATGGCTTGAAGTCAACGATGCACACGTATGAGCGACGGCCTGCTGGTTTCTATGAACCACCTAAGGTTTTTAATACTGAGGTGGTAAGTAAGGTAAACAACACGAACCAATCGAAGCGTGTCCAGTACAGCTATGAGAGAGAGAAGCCGAACCCAACGCGGATGGAGGAAAGCTTTCAGGACGGTGCTCTTCATGCACCTAAGAAGACGACCGTCCGACAATATGATACCGCCGATTGGGGCTTGGTCGTATCGGAAACGAACCCGCTTAACGTAACCAACCGCTACGACTATTCGTTGCCGGCAGCTACGATTTCCAAAAGGGTTGGACGCGCGTTACTAAGCAGTGTTCAAGCGCTGAATGCGCAGACACAGTTGGTGACCGAGTACAAGTATGATCCGAACCATGGCGAGATGACGCAAATGCTCAGCAAAAATAATCAAGGTGCGTTATTGCAGCAGGTTCAGCGGGAATACGACCCGAATGGAAATCCGATCACGGTTCGGATACGGGGAGAGCAACAGGATACCGTCGTCAAGCAGGAGTTTAGCCCACAATTGGGTGCTTTCTTCCCGACTAAGCAAACGGTGGATGTCAAGAATGCAGAGGGTCAGGTGACGACTATTGTGAAGGAGGCCGACTATAATCGGTTCACGGGAGATATGATCTCCTACACCGATGGCAACCGTCACGCGACAACGTCTACGTATGATAAACTAGGAAGAGTCATCGCGGAGAAATACCCAGACAATACCCAAACGACAATCGTGTACAATGATGTCCAGAACACGATTACCGTCACCGATCCACGGGGCCATGTCACCGAGAAGGCTTTTGATCCGATCGGTAACCTTATCCGGGAGACAAACGGTCGCGGCACGGCGCATCATACGTATGATACACACGGGAGACTGCTCCGCAAAGGGACAGTCACGGGAGCTGGGATCGATTATGTCTATGACGCTTGGGGCCGAGTCATCAAGGAAACCGCAGGTAGCCAAGTGAAGCAATACGAGTACAACGACATTGTGAACACGAAGGTCAGCATCGACGGAGTAGGCAACAAGATTCGAGAAACGTATGATGTGCTAGATCGTGTTGTAAAAAGAGAAGAGCTCAAGCCAGCAGGAGCAGTCGTACTGGCCCAGTACACGTATGACTTCGTAGGCAACGTCGTCTCGATGCTTGATGCCAAAGGCAACGAAACCAAATACGAGTACGATTCCTTAAGTCGCTTGACCGCTGTCATTGACGCCGATGGAAAAAAGGTGTCCTACACCTACAATGTAGCCGGAAATTTGGTTCAGATTCAGTATGCAGACGGAACCGTACTCAAGAAGAAATACGACGAAATCGGCCGCCTGATCGAGCAGATCGATCCGAAAAACTTGAGCAAGCGATTCTATCACGATGCGAACAACAATTTGGTCAAAAGCATCGACCGCAAAGGTCAGGTTCATCAGTTCGGCTACAGCAACCGTAACTTCCTCACGAGCAGCACGACGCCAATCCCAGAAGAAGGCGTTACGTATGCGTATGATGAGGGCGGCAATCGCATCGCAATGACCGATGCAACGGGGACGACGAGATATGCGTATTTTCCAACGGGAGAATTGCGAACGATCACGTATCCCGACCAAACCACGTTGAGCTATGAATACGAGGCGAGAAGCTTACGAACGAAGCAAAACGTAACGACGCCGACGTTTAGCTCGTCGATGACGGTGAACTACGGCACGATGTTTTCGCATCCAACGTCGTTGCAAGTCACCGATCGCAACAATTCGGCGCTAGCCACGATGAACTACACTTACGACAAATCCGAGACGAACTTAGCGAAGCTAAGCATGTCCAACGGAATCACCGAGACCTACACCTACGACGGCTTAAATCTAGCCCACATCCAACAGCATCAAGGCGCGACACCATTTGGGCAGTATCAATACAGCTACGACAACAATCGCAATATCACCAGCAAAAATGAAAACGGCACGCCGTTCACCTTCACCTATGACAAGCTCAATCGCATCCAGACGAACAGCCAGTTCAGTGAGACGTACACCTACGACGCACGTGACAATCGCAGTACGCTAACGACGGCCAATCCACCTGTGCAGAAAGGCGCCCAATACAGCTATGACTCCCGCAATCGCTTAACACGTGCAGTTATCGAAGACGGCAACGTTGTCACGTACCGCTACAACGGCGACGGCCTGATGGTCGAGCGCAGCCAAGCTGGCGAGACCACCCGCTACTACTACGACGACCGCAAAATCATCGTCGCGGAAGGCAAAGTCGAGCCTAGCGGAACCGTTACGATCACGTACGCCTATGCTCATGACCCAAAAGGCCGCTTACTAGCTCGCCAAGTCGCGAGCACCAATCAAATGCAATACTACGTGACCAACGGCCACGGTGATGTCACTGAAATTCGCGACAGCCAAGGAACTGTGCTGAACACATACACATATGACATTTGGGGCAAGCCGCTCACCGCGTCGGAGCAAGTGCCGAACATTTTTCGCTACTCGGGCGAGTATTGGGATAGCGCAACGAATCTTCAATACTTGCGTTCTCGTTGGTACGATCCGAGTATTGGGCGATTTACTACGGAGGATACGTATGAAGGTAAAGCTAACAATCCGTTAAGTTTGAATTTGTATACCTATGTTCACAATAATCCGCTTAAATATACAGATCCGACTGGAAGATGTGTTTGGGATGCTTGTATAGCAGAAGGTGCAGCGATCAGTTGGGGGGTTATAGCTGCTGCTGCAAGTGTCGGTGTTATAGCTGCATTTGTTGATGATTTTTTATTTGGTAATGAACCATATCCAGTTTCTCAAAATCATTCAATTCCTAAAAGTGCTGCACAAGCCAATAAGTTAGCGGATACTTTGACAGCGGAATTATCGAATGCTTCTGATTTAAGAGATTATGATAAAAGAAGAAAGAAAACAGAAGTTTATTTATGGGGAAATAATACTCCAAATAACTTAACACCTCGTTTATCCGATATTGAGGGATGCAGTACGAATGCTAATTGTGGATTATCAATGTCTTTATTGAAACCTAAAGAGGGCAGTTATGTTGTTTTTCATTTGCAAGATTTATTGTTAAGAGGATTTGAGGCATACAATGATACAAAAAAACATGTCACTGTACGGCCAAGAGGTAATGCAAATCAATCAAGTATCGGTTTACTTAAAGAATGGACTTCTTCACGCTTTGGTGTAACACTAAATGATTTTAATAAAGGTAAGAATAACTCACGGTACACCAAAGAATTGCAAAAGCTTATTATTGATATAGTGAAAAAAAGATAA